The sequence ATTTTTCCCAAACTCTTCACTTTGCTTCATTTTTAGACTCTGATTGTAGTTCTCACAACTCCGTCCGTACAACCAAAGCGTAAACTCTACTAAGCTCACTtcagtaaatatatatatatatatatatatatatatatatatattagcacaATAATTGTAAACTTCAATGGtgatattcaattaatatccgtaccctaaaacaattttataatttatgaaaaatcattacttcATGTTTATGGTTCCTttaaccattaacatgatttttctatagaggtgacatcacatgccacatttaaataataaaaaatacccATAGTAATTATGCAtgtgaaaatgtaatttataatcaaataaaaatgcataatatTATTTTCGAGGGAACATAATTTTAACACAATGACCATGCCAGAACCATGAAGAAGCATGGATTATTTTCATAGCTGTTCCGGATATGCAAGTGGAAGTACAATACTAAGTACAATATGCAATGAAGAAGATGACCAACGAGACTAAATCCAAATTATTATAAAACATAAATTCAAAGAGAACTAGTCTCTGTTATAGCCGCATCTCAAACCACGGTGCTTGGAATACTCCAAAATCGAtgagtttcaaatttattctaCTAAGAAAGTTGGAACTAATTGTCACATTGGTTTGCAACACAGCATATATGTGATATATCGGCTAATTAGCTAGCCAAGAAGACGTCCTTGAACCATTTCGCAGACTTCTTGAGGATTCTTTCCAAGTTGTTGGGGTAATCGGTGTAAGCAAGCCCGAAACGCACTTGGTAGCTTGACCCCACTTCCATGCAGTCCATTAAAGCCCACATGAAGTATCCATTTACGTCTGCTCCTTCCCTGCACTCAAACAACAAACAATCCTTATGACTTTGTTTGTTGGGACAAACTTTTTTTATGGTATTATTTATGCATAATACAGGTGCCATCAAAAGAATATGTGACAATTAATTAGTTGCGATTGGCGGATTATAAAGCAGAACAAAATTAGTTGGTAGCACTCAAGAACATACTTGATTGCTTCTAAAATGGCATAAAGATGCTGAAGAATATGCTGAATCCGAGCATCATCTTGTAATGCAGTCTTTACTGCAATAGTATCATCTCGTTTCTCCGGATATCCTGTTCCAAGGCATATACAATCATatcaagataaaaaaaaatgattttgtgaTGTCTTTTTTTGCTTGATGAATATGAAAAAGAGGaactattttaattaaagtaCTAACCATTCTCAGTAACAAAGAACTTAGGTTTGTTGTATGCATTTAACATATAAACCAATGCATCGGTTAACccttttggatagatataaatTTCACTGCTGCCTGGTGTCTGGGTTAACAATGAAATATCATGTTCTTAGTCGATGTCTTAAAGTCATTGGGTTTAATCAATGTGTAAACGAtagatttaaaacaaaacagTCTTACCGGTGGACCAATGTCATCCCCAACTTTATTCTTAACTGTGACAAATGCAACAAACAGGAAAGATGGATTAGATATTCCTAACTATCAAAACCAGATTTAGGCTAAATTCAATTGCATGCTAAATTAAGCTATTTTGCAAATGAAACCTCAAAAGTTTACCTGAGACTGTAGCAAACTGATAGTCAGAATATATAGAAAAGGTTGCATCTTTATCAAATGCTACGGCAGTTGCGTATCTGGATGTATAATAATTGACACCAATAAATTCGAAGGATCCTTTAATTAAAGTCTTCTCGTCATCTGTGAATTCTGGAAGTCCATCCCTTACCAAAGCCTTCATGATGAATGGGTAATCTCCAAACACTAATGGTTCCAAAAACCTGTTCAtacaataggaaaaaaaagaaaaggaaattagaCATAATTTTTTAGTCAAAAGGATTTGATTATGTATGTGTTTTATTGACAATGATAAATTTTCTAACCATCCAACCAAGAAGTCAAATGCTCTCTGGGCTGCATCTTGATCCTGAATTGTATCTGAAGCAGGCAAAAACCATTCTGTCACTAGCGAAATGCCGATTTGTCCTGCTTGGACTGactattaaccaaaaaaaaaaaaaaaaaggttatataaataatgttatatagaaataaaaatgcaaaactagTTATTCTAAAGCAAAATGGGTGTCAGCTTATGATTGGCCTGGTGGAAAATGctgcaaaatgaaaaaaaaaagagaagaagatgaagaagaagaagatgatgatttAATTAGATTTCACCTGGTATGTGTCTCTGTAGAGTTGTACAGCTGTGGCATGGGCTAATATAATGTGATGGGCACAAAGGAATGGATCTGTTGCAGCATTTTGGAGTGCGTTGGTCGCATCGATTTTATAACCGTACGGCGCCCAGATTTGTGGCTCATTGATAGTAATCCAGTGCTTCACTCGGTCACCAAAATATTGGAAACAAACATTGGCATAGGCTTTAAAATCATCCCTATCAATAGTAAGGTGGCAACCAACTATATTGATTAATATCTCAGGAAACTTTGATAGTTATAGTGATTAAAATAAGACATCAAATACTGGAAGAACTTGAACCTACACAATTTGGCTGCTCCAGAAGCCATTGTATTTGTCTCCCAGTGCTTGAGGTAAATCGAAGTGGAACAGTGTCACAAATGGGGTTATCCCTGCATGGGAAATTCAGAGTCTAGCTCATTTTTTGAGtagttgaaaagaaaactgGTTTGAAACTGTAGGAACAAAAACTTATTGTCCATTCATCATGAATTAAGCACAAGTAGGGTTGAAAAGTAAATTGATTCATACcattttttataagttcatTTATAAGATTGTTGTAGAAATTGATTCCCTCTTGGTTTATTCCACCATCTACAGTCCCATCTGCATGTTGATTATGAAAAAGTacataaatttcatattttctaaaatagttgGCTTGTTTGGGGTTGGGttgtttagaagaaaaaaagtaccAGGCAGAATTCTTGACCAGGAAATGGAGAATCTGTATGTGTCTGCCCCCATATCGACCAGCACTTGCACGTCATCCTGTGTTGTGAGCCagttagaaaaagaaagaaagaaaaaagcactatattttttttattttacaaattagtGACAAGAAGGAAGTTGTATTTATTTGGCAAAAATATTGACCTATTTGCATGAAGTTTGTACTTTATCCATAAACTTTAACAagttaattttcaatttttaaactattcattctcaaaaaaaaaaaaaaaacttaaattattgaaaatattatactttattttaagattattattattttttcactaGCTTGAGggcaaaaatataagaataataaaaaaaaaagatttttctttcaACAACTTAGGAATgaaataagattattttttttaagttttaagacCAGAAGGTGTAACCTTATTAACAATTTAGAGAAGCAAAGGAACGTTTTTTAAGGGTTTGGGATGAATATTGAAATTCATGCAACTTTTAGGTATAAAAATAACACTTTAACCCATTTTTAAATTCCTTTTGATATAGTGTTGTGTTACAAacttattttccaaaatataatcctagaaatattacaaattttactatatgacttttacaaactaatgtgtcatcaatcacaaaaatataaCTCAAACATTAAGttctttttatcaaaaaatctaATATTCATTTATGATATTGTTGAAAACcaccaatcacatttattattatatcaatATATAAAAGTTCGTAAtatctttaacattttcctttatgAATTTAggttgtaaaaaaaaactttgatccacgaagaagggggaaaaaaagagacaaTTTTCCCCTgcagttattattattattatgtttttattgtttctaaatctttattattgttataaagCAGATCAACAATCCTACCAATGCATAagaatattttcctaatttgaGATTCATGATTCAATTAGGTATTTTCCTTTAAAGATTTTAAGGCAAATTACAGTATATCCATCTGAGTTCACCTTAGTTAGTCTTTTGTAACCCACATTTGTtaaaaacaagagtaaatatgTATTTCTATGCtcattttatgtctctctcatctcaaaacataaaaaatataaataaaaaaagagaaataaagataaaaatgcTAATGTTATAAAAACATTTAGGGGTAATTATACCCCCCTTCACTTGAGGTTTGGATGAATGACACTCGACGCCaactttgaaggaaaaaatCACTCCCCTCTCTTGAGATTTGAAGAAATTAACACTCATCACCCTCCATTTATATTAATAACGAAATATTTCAAATTTGCCTCTTTATAAAAGTTTAACCATGCTTAGTAAAaacataattgataaatttagaataaaaatgccAAATTTATCATGTACTAAAACACTTGTAACAATAAATCTTTCCATGACCcgtttataaatataaaaaagagagtaaaaaacatgcttaatattttaaaatacactttaattaagttttaaaaGCAACCCTCGAAAGCCAAGCTCACCCTCGAAGGCCACAACCCACAGACCCAGTAACCCGCTCGTTTCTTCTCTAGATTGAGTCCTAGGCACTTGATGTTTTGGGGATTTGATTCAAGTGTCTTGCTACTGTGGTTGGGATTGTTGGCTGCCTGGGTTTGAAGTTGTAAGGTTGTAGACGGAGGAGACGAGATTTGGAGTGGCTCAACTGTGAACCCTGTGAAAGAGAGAGGACTGTTTGTTTCTCGATTGGTAAGATGtgcggttttttttttatgggtgaGATTTTTATTGGTTACACAAAATAAACATGGGAACCAAAATAGTGTAGATGATTAGTCCTTGCTGAGCTACAAATTGAAGGTCGGTCATCATGGGTTGTTCCTGCCAGCTTGGTCATCATGGTTTGTTGTTTATTAGATGACCGTGGGTTGCTAGGATTTTTGTCTGCGTGTTCTT is a genomic window of Quercus lobata isolate SW786 chromosome 2, ValleyOak3.0 Primary Assembly, whole genome shotgun sequence containing:
- the LOC115976480 gene encoding beta-glucosidase 13-like — translated: MAFNLALPMRPSMAGLGSLKKSETTIFGASRRVPSLRNENKSLRLTIRCWKGSVPPTSVTDKTNSTDQTEDTTAANQITRKDFATDFKFGCSTSALQTEGKGDEGGRGPSTWDRNIQDSTGITEVAVDSYHRYKDDVQVLVDMGADTYRFSISWSRILPDGTVDGGINQEGINFYNNLINELIKNGITPFVTLFHFDLPQALGDKYNGFWSSQIVDDFKAYANVCFQYFGDRVKHWITINEPQIWAPYGYKIDATNALQNAATDPFLCAHHIILAHATAVQLYRDTYQSVQAGQIGISLVTEWFLPASDTIQDQDAAQRAFDFLVGWFLEPLVFGDYPFIMKALVRDGLPEFTDDEKTLIKGSFEFIGVNYYTSRYATAVAFDKDATFSIYSDYQFATVSVKNKVGDDIGPPTPGSSEIYIYPKGLTDALVYMLNAYNKPKFFVTENGYPEKRDDTIAVKTALQDDARIQHILQHLYAILEAIKEGADVNGYFMWALMDCMEVGSSYQVRFGLAYTDYPNNLERILKKSAKWFKDVFLAS